From Gallaecimonas xiamenensis 3-C-1:
GCAGTATATCCACCCCGGCCATGTCCAGGCCCATCACCCGGGCCGCGTCCACCGCCAGTTTGCGCTCCGCCGAGTTCAGCTTCACCACCTCGGCCACGCCGCCCCGGTGCAGGTTGGAGCGGTATTCCCCCTTGGCCGCCTTGCGCTGCATGGCGGCAATCACCTTGTCCCCCACCACGAAGCAGCGGATATCCGAGCCGCCCGCTTCCTTGATGAATTCCTGCACCAAAAAGTCCGAGCCCACCCCACGAAAGGCGTTGATCAGGGCCTCTGCCGCCTTCTTGGTCTCGGCCAGCAATACCCCGTTGCCCTGGGTGCTTTGGGTCAATTTGACGATAAGGGGCGCGCCGCCCACAGACTCGATAAGGTGATTGGTGGCTCTGGCTGAGCTGGCATAGCTGGTGATGGGTTGCCCTATGCCCCTGCGGGCCAACAGTTGGTGGGCTCGGAGCTTGTCCCGGGAACGGGTAATGGCGATGGACTCGTTGATAGAGTAGGTGTTGGCCACCTCAAACTGCCGCAACACGGCGCAGCCATAGTTGGTAATGCTGGCGCCAATACGGGGGATCACCGCGTCGAAGGACAGCTCCTCCACGTTGTTTTCCCGGTTCTGGTAAAACACGTCGGGGTCGTTGGCGGTGATATTCATAAAGCACTTGAGTACATCAATCACCCGGACTTCATGGCCCCGTGATTTGGCCGCCTCCACCAGGCGGCGCGTTGAGTACAGGTTGCGGTTGCGAGACAGTACACCGATGTTCATGATTGCTCCTCAATGAAGGCCATCACGCCCGTCAGCAGCATCCTGGTCAGTTAAAGGCCCTCGTCCCTTCATAGTAGACCAGCCCCTAAAAATGCAACCAAGCCACTGTCTTACAACGCTTTTATGAAAATTCTAGCCGAACCACT
This genomic window contains:
- the rimK gene encoding 30S ribosomal protein S6--L-glutamate ligase: MNIGVLSRNRNLYSTRRLVEAAKSRGHEVRVIDVLKCFMNITANDPDVFYQNRENNVEELSFDAVIPRIGASITNYGCAVLRQFEVANTYSINESIAITRSRDKLRAHQLLARRGIGQPITSYASSARATNHLIESVGGAPLIVKLTQSTQGNGVLLAETKKAAEALINAFRGVGSDFLVQEFIKEAGGSDIRCFVVGDKVIAAMQRKAAKGEYRSNLHRGGVAEVVKLNSAERKLAVDAARVMGLDMAGVDILRSAHGPLVIEVNSSPGLEGIENASGVDVAGKIIQYIESDVLRGPNKPKGKG